From the Oryzihumus leptocrescens genome, one window contains:
- a CDS encoding cell division protein CrgA, whose translation MPESKGRAKATYTPPQRKAKAAQVGNPAWFAPVMVVLLVLGLLWIVTFYVTQGSYPVPSIGYWNLAIGITLILGGFGFAMRWR comes from the coding sequence GTGCCGGAGTCCAAGGGTCGCGCCAAGGCGACCTACACCCCGCCGCAGCGCAAGGCCAAGGCCGCCCAGGTCGGCAACCCTGCCTGGTTCGCCCCGGTCATGGTCGTGCTTCTCGTGCTGGGCCTGCTGTGGATCGTCACCTTCTACGTGACCCAGGGCAGCTACCCGGTGCCGTCCATCGGCTACTGGAACCTGGCGATCGGGATCACGCTCATCCTCGGTGGCTTTGGCTTCGCGATGCGCTGGCGCTGA
- a CDS encoding DUF881 domain-containing protein has protein sequence MATLPPWLTRRPSRWSLLVPVVGVAAGLLFATSAQTAKGTDLRPSGTDLADVIRAQTRVVQARTEAVRSLREQVDRLTQQSAPGNSAVNQLQQRSAALAPVAGTEAVRGPAITVTLNDAKRSAASLPQGFTADDIVVHQQDVQGVVNALWAGGAEAMMLQDQRVISTSAVRCVGNTLILQGRVYSPPYVIKAIGDVQGMQQSLDTNPTVSIYKQYVDVLGLGYDVKTSAVATFPAYTGTTSLTHASVPR, from the coding sequence ATGGCCACGCTGCCGCCCTGGCTGACCCGTCGGCCCTCCCGGTGGTCCCTGCTGGTCCCCGTCGTCGGCGTCGCGGCCGGGTTGCTGTTCGCCACGAGCGCCCAGACCGCCAAGGGCACCGACCTGCGCCCCAGCGGCACCGACCTCGCCGACGTCATCCGCGCCCAGACCCGGGTGGTGCAGGCCCGCACCGAGGCGGTCCGATCCCTGCGCGAGCAGGTCGACCGGCTCACCCAGCAGTCCGCCCCCGGCAACAGCGCCGTCAACCAGCTGCAGCAGCGCAGCGCAGCACTCGCCCCCGTCGCGGGCACCGAGGCCGTGCGCGGCCCCGCGATCACCGTGACCCTCAACGACGCCAAGCGCAGCGCGGCGAGCCTGCCCCAGGGCTTCACCGCCGATGACATCGTCGTGCACCAGCAGGACGTGCAGGGCGTGGTCAACGCGCTGTGGGCCGGCGGCGCCGAGGCGATGATGCTCCAGGACCAGCGGGTCATCTCCACCAGTGCGGTGCGCTGCGTCGGCAACACCCTGATCCTGCAGGGCCGCGTCTACTCCCCGCCCTACGTCATCAAGGCCATCGGTGACGTGCAGGGCATGCAGCAGTCCCTGGACACCAACCCCACGGTGAGCATCTACAAGCAGTACGTCGACGTCCTCGGCCTCGGCTATGACGTGAAGACGAGCGCGGTGGCGACGTTCCCGGCCTACACCGGCACCACGTCGCTGACCCACGCGAGCGTGCCCCGGTGA
- a CDS encoding class E sortase, translating to MSLTRAERRALEQVRRRPPRPRPSLASSIIGVVGELLITLGVVVLLFVGWQLWWTDITADRAQAQTIQSLERQFGHAPADEGTVTPAAVPFGKAFAIVRIPRLGSAYARPVLEGTDHDILSQGIGHYEGTAMPGQVGNFAVAGHRTTYGKPFSDIDKLRPGDVVIVETRTSYVVYTVQRHVIVTPEHVEVVAPVPQQPGVKPTQAMMTMTACHPRYSAAQRYVVFASLLRTIPRAQGIPASLLTVPTKGA from the coding sequence GTGAGCCTGACCCGGGCGGAGCGGCGGGCCCTGGAGCAGGTCCGCCGCCGGCCGCCGCGCCCGCGCCCGAGCCTGGCCAGCAGCATCATCGGGGTGGTCGGCGAGCTGCTCATCACCCTCGGCGTCGTCGTGCTGCTCTTCGTCGGCTGGCAGCTGTGGTGGACCGACATCACGGCCGACCGTGCGCAGGCCCAGACGATCCAGTCCCTCGAGCGCCAGTTCGGCCACGCCCCGGCCGACGAGGGCACGGTCACCCCCGCGGCGGTGCCCTTCGGCAAGGCGTTCGCGATCGTGCGCATCCCCCGGCTCGGCTCCGCCTACGCCCGGCCCGTCCTCGAGGGCACCGACCACGACATCCTCAGCCAGGGCATCGGCCACTACGAGGGCACGGCCATGCCCGGCCAGGTCGGCAACTTCGCCGTCGCCGGCCACCGCACGACCTACGGCAAGCCGTTCAGCGACATCGACAAGCTGCGCCCCGGCGACGTCGTCATCGTGGAGACCCGCACCAGCTACGTCGTCTACACCGTCCAGCGGCACGTCATCGTCACCCCGGAGCACGTCGAGGTGGTCGCGCCCGTCCCGCAGCAGCCCGGCGTCAAGCCGACACAGGCGATGATGACCATGACGGCGTGCCACCCGCGCTACAGCGCGGCGCAGCGCTACGTCGTCTTCGCCTCGCTGTTGCGCACGATCCCCCGCGCGCAGGGCATCCCCGCGTCCCTGCTGACCGTCCCGACGAAGGGGGCCTGA
- a CDS encoding carbamate kinase, whose amino-acid sequence MRVLLALGGNAMTGPDGSASPDAQRAAIAAAMESVADLIAAGHEVVITHGNGPQVGNLLVKNELAATVVPPVSLDWCGAQTQATIGFTVMNSLEASLARRGVERPVAAIVTRTRVDVDDPGFTHPTKPVGRFLPYEQARPLIEHGQLWEDRGEKGWRRIVASPEPREVLETGTLLTLIEAGYVVVAAGGGGIPVVRAEDGTVRGVEAVIDKDLTAALLARSVHADVLVIATDVDHAIKAWGTPQAEEIGVVSLEQMREIAGEGHFASGSMGPKVEAALRFVESGGPRAVITALEQIDKAVTGSYGTVIEGRPAKPHDPAGQNPTPQNPTENEG is encoded by the coding sequence GTGCGGGTCCTCCTCGCCCTCGGCGGCAACGCCATGACGGGCCCTGACGGCAGCGCCAGCCCCGACGCGCAGCGCGCCGCGATCGCCGCCGCCATGGAGTCGGTGGCCGACCTCATCGCCGCCGGGCACGAGGTCGTGATCACCCACGGCAACGGCCCCCAGGTCGGCAACCTGCTGGTCAAGAACGAGCTGGCCGCCACCGTCGTCCCGCCGGTCTCCCTGGACTGGTGCGGGGCGCAGACGCAGGCGACGATCGGCTTCACCGTGATGAACTCCCTCGAGGCCAGCCTGGCCCGGCGCGGGGTCGAGCGCCCCGTCGCCGCCATCGTCACGCGCACCCGCGTCGACGTCGACGACCCCGGCTTCACCCACCCCACCAAGCCGGTCGGCCGGTTCCTGCCCTACGAGCAGGCCAGGCCGCTGATCGAGCACGGCCAGCTCTGGGAGGACCGCGGCGAGAAGGGCTGGCGGCGCATCGTCGCCTCGCCCGAGCCGCGTGAGGTGCTCGAGACCGGCACCCTGCTCACCCTCATCGAGGCCGGCTACGTCGTCGTCGCGGCCGGCGGTGGCGGCATCCCGGTGGTCCGCGCCGAGGACGGCACGGTGCGCGGCGTCGAGGCGGTCATCGACAAGGACCTCACCGCGGCGCTGCTGGCCCGGTCGGTGCACGCCGACGTGCTCGTCATCGCCACCGACGTCGACCACGCCATCAAGGCCTGGGGCACCCCGCAGGCCGAGGAGATCGGCGTGGTCAGCCTGGAGCAGATGCGCGAGATCGCCGGTGAGGGCCACTTCGCCAGCGGCTCGATGGGCCCCAAGGTCGAGGCCGCGCTGCGCTTCGTCGAGTCCGGCGGCCCGCGCGCCGTGATCACCGCGCTGGAGCAGATCGACAAGGCCGTGACCGGGAGCTACGGGACGGTCATCGAGGGCCGTCCCGCCAAGCCGCACGACCCCGCAGGACAGAACCCCACACCGCAGAACCCCACCGAGAACGAAGGGTGA
- a CDS encoding aminodeoxychorismate/anthranilate synthase component II, protein MTRLLVVDNYDSFVFTIVGYLSQLGAECEVVRNDAISTDAAAEFDGVLVSPGPGTPEEAGVSLAMIEACAGRTQPMLGVCLGHQALGVVFGATVGRAPELLHGKTSAVQHDGTGVLAGLPSPFTATRYHSLTIEPPTLPEVLLANAHTASGVIMAVRHTSLPLHGVQFHPESVLTEGGHRLLANWLVTCGMTDAVERSAGLSPLVHDAAAVARLVAG, encoded by the coding sequence ATGACCCGCCTCCTCGTCGTGGACAACTACGACAGCTTCGTCTTCACCATCGTCGGCTACCTCAGCCAGCTCGGCGCCGAGTGCGAGGTCGTCCGCAACGACGCCATCAGCACCGACGCTGCGGCCGAGTTCGACGGCGTCCTCGTCTCCCCCGGCCCCGGCACCCCGGAGGAGGCCGGGGTCTCCCTGGCGATGATCGAGGCGTGCGCCGGGCGGACCCAGCCGATGCTGGGCGTGTGCCTGGGGCACCAGGCCCTCGGCGTCGTCTTCGGCGCCACCGTGGGCCGCGCCCCGGAGCTGCTGCACGGCAAGACCTCCGCGGTCCAGCACGACGGCACCGGCGTCCTGGCCGGCCTGCCCTCGCCGTTCACGGCGACCCGCTACCACTCGCTGACCATCGAGCCGCCGACCCTGCCGGAGGTGCTGCTCGCCAACGCCCACACCGCCTCGGGCGTCATCATGGCGGTGCGTCACACGTCGCTGCCGCTGCACGGCGTGCAGTTCCACCCCGAGAGCGTGCTGACCGAGGGCGGCCACCGCCTCCTCGCCAACTGGCTGGTGACCTGCGGCATGACCGATGCGGTGGAGCGCTCCGCTGGCCTGAGCCCCCTGGTCCACGACGCCGCGGCAGTGGCCCGGCTCGTCGCGGGCTGA
- a CDS encoding aminoglycoside phosphotransferase family protein, translating to MTSAAPPDVSSWVAGRCAEAGLGTPGAGELVHDRPWSSAAVFPTGDGRVWFKANGEGTRQEPAVVRTLERIAPGLAPQVVAVDADRGWWLTRDAGPTLRSVLPAGEQWPVWEALLPRYAAAQLELAAHRAELLALGVPERSPATLPEQAADLVEELAATDPARGGLTPRRRAALEARLPAYGQWCAELAADGLPWTLQHDDLHAANVCWQGSAATARVIDWGDASIGHPFGTLLATLNSLARHGQATLEDARVLRVRDALLEPWSGLADRSTLLRSVELARATGPVTRALAWRAALRDAPVEAQVEFDFPVRGWVEEILAG from the coding sequence GTGACCTCGGCCGCACCGCCCGACGTCTCCTCGTGGGTCGCCGGGCGGTGTGCCGAGGCCGGCCTCGGCACGCCGGGGGCCGGGGAGCTGGTCCATGACCGCCCCTGGTCGTCCGCGGCGGTCTTCCCGACCGGGGACGGCCGGGTCTGGTTCAAGGCCAACGGGGAGGGCACCCGGCAGGAGCCGGCCGTGGTCCGCACCCTGGAGCGAATCGCCCCCGGCCTGGCCCCGCAGGTCGTCGCGGTGGACGCCGACCGCGGCTGGTGGCTGACCCGCGACGCCGGCCCCACCTTGCGGTCCGTCCTGCCCGCCGGGGAGCAGTGGCCGGTCTGGGAGGCCCTCCTGCCCCGGTATGCCGCGGCGCAGCTGGAGCTCGCCGCCCACCGGGCGGAGCTGCTCGCCCTGGGGGTGCCGGAGCGCTCACCGGCGACCCTGCCCGAGCAGGCGGCAGACCTCGTGGAGGAGCTGGCCGCCACCGACCCCGCCCGCGGAGGTCTGACCCCGCGGCGGCGAGCCGCGCTGGAGGCCAGGCTCCCGGCATACGGGCAGTGGTGTGCCGAGCTGGCCGCGGACGGGCTGCCGTGGACCCTGCAGCACGACGACCTCCACGCAGCCAACGTGTGCTGGCAGGGCTCGGCCGCCACGGCCCGGGTCATCGACTGGGGCGACGCGAGCATCGGCCACCCGTTCGGCACCCTGCTGGCGACGCTGAACTCGCTGGCCCGCCATGGGCAGGCCACGCTGGAGGACGCGCGGGTGCTCCGCGTCCGGGATGCGCTGCTGGAGCCCTGGTCGGGACTGGCCGACCGGAGCACGCTGCTGCGCTCGGTCGAGCTGGCCCGCGCGACGGGACCGGTCACCCGGGCGCTGGCGTGGCGCGCCGCGCTGCGTGACGCGCCGGTCGAGGCGCAGGTGGAGTTCGACTTCCCGGTGCGCGGGTGGGTCGAGGAGATCCTGGCGGGCTGA
- a CDS encoding rhomboid family intramembrane serine protease gives MTEPAAYQQAPVCPRHPDRVSYVSCQRCGRPVCPECQRPAAVGVQCVDCVRESARTTRMPRTQLGGRVTDGRPVVTLTIIGVCVAVWLLQQVSPSVTGDYAFVPAYGQAQPYRFLTAAFLHGPIFHIGFNMYALWVVGSYLEPLLGRMRFAALYFVCAIGGSVGSLLLATPSVDGRASWVTASVGASGAVFGLFGALLVLNRHLGRPTGGIWVILLINAAIGFAPGIAWQAHLGGFLTGVVCSLLLVATAGQSRRRWQLPLLAAVLVLVVAAAAVKYAGVAPQFLPA, from the coding sequence ATGACCGAGCCCGCGGCATACCAGCAGGCTCCGGTGTGCCCGCGTCATCCCGACCGGGTGTCCTACGTCAGCTGCCAGCGCTGCGGCCGGCCCGTCTGTCCCGAGTGCCAGCGGCCGGCCGCAGTCGGCGTCCAGTGCGTCGACTGCGTGCGCGAGAGCGCCCGCACGACCCGTATGCCGCGCACGCAGCTCGGCGGTCGCGTCACCGACGGGCGTCCCGTGGTGACCCTGACCATCATCGGCGTCTGCGTCGCGGTGTGGCTGCTGCAGCAGGTCAGCCCCTCGGTGACCGGGGACTACGCCTTCGTGCCGGCCTACGGGCAGGCCCAGCCCTACCGCTTCCTCACCGCGGCCTTCCTGCACGGCCCGATCTTCCACATCGGCTTCAACATGTACGCCCTGTGGGTGGTCGGCAGCTACCTCGAGCCGCTGCTGGGGCGGATGCGGTTCGCCGCGCTCTACTTCGTCTGCGCGATCGGCGGCTCGGTGGGGTCACTGCTGCTGGCCACGCCCTCGGTCGACGGCCGCGCCTCCTGGGTGACCGCCAGCGTGGGCGCGTCCGGTGCGGTGTTCGGGCTGTTCGGCGCGCTGCTCGTGCTCAACCGCCACCTGGGCCGGCCGACCGGCGGGATCTGGGTGATCCTGCTGATCAACGCCGCGATCGGGTTCGCCCCCGGCATCGCCTGGCAGGCGCACCTGGGTGGCTTCCTCACCGGCGTGGTCTGCTCGCTGCTCCTGGTCGCCACGGCCGGCCAGTCCCGCCGGCGCTGGCAGCTGCCGCTGCTCGCCGCCGTGCTGGTCCTCGTCGTGGCGGCGGCCGCCGTGAAGTACGCCGGCGTCGCGCCGCAGTTCCTGCCCGCCTGA
- a CDS encoding carboxyl transferase domain-containing protein produces MTRRLGARELIETVLDEGSFESWDTTPVPVAEPGSAYAAELAAAAEKAGTDESLITGSARLRGRRVAVVLGEFRFLAGSIGRAAAERLVLAVERATREGLPLFAAPTSGGTRMQEGTSAFVGMVKISAAIAAHKDAGLPYIVYLRHPTTGGVFASWGSLGHVTVAEPGALVGFLGPRVYEALYGAPFPEGVQTSENLFEQGLIDAVLPVEALAEVASRALNVLMAPREDLPVVPELPREDLPDLPAWDSILRSRRPERPGVRALLKLGATDVVPLHGTGQGEQDPGLLIALARFGGAPCVVLGQDRKHQTFENPLGPAGLREARRGMRLARELKLPLVSVIDTAGAALSREAEEGGLAGEIARCLSELVMLDAPTVCLLLGQGTGGGALALMPADRVICAQHSWLSPLPPEGASAILYRDTDHAPDLAASQGVRSLDLLREGIVDRIVAEHPDAADEPAEFCARMSQVLQHELGLLLRADPAERLAARLARYRRLG; encoded by the coding sequence GTGACCCGCCGCCTCGGCGCCCGTGAGCTGATCGAGACCGTCCTCGACGAGGGCAGCTTCGAGAGCTGGGACACCACACCGGTGCCGGTGGCCGAGCCGGGCAGCGCGTATGCCGCCGAGCTCGCCGCCGCGGCGGAGAAGGCCGGCACCGACGAGTCGCTCATCACCGGCTCGGCCCGGCTGCGCGGGCGTCGGGTCGCCGTGGTGCTGGGCGAGTTCCGGTTCCTGGCCGGCTCGATCGGCCGGGCCGCCGCCGAGCGCCTGGTGCTCGCGGTCGAGCGGGCGACCCGGGAGGGGCTGCCGCTGTTCGCCGCCCCGACCTCGGGCGGCACCAGGATGCAGGAGGGCACCAGCGCCTTCGTCGGGATGGTCAAGATCTCGGCGGCGATCGCGGCGCACAAGGACGCCGGGCTGCCCTACATCGTCTACCTGCGCCACCCCACCACCGGCGGCGTCTTCGCTTCGTGGGGCTCGCTCGGCCACGTCACGGTCGCCGAGCCGGGCGCGCTGGTCGGCTTCCTCGGGCCGCGGGTCTATGAGGCGCTCTACGGCGCGCCGTTCCCGGAGGGTGTGCAGACCTCGGAGAACCTCTTCGAGCAGGGCCTCATCGACGCCGTGCTGCCGGTCGAGGCGCTGGCCGAGGTCGCCTCGCGGGCGCTGAACGTGCTCATGGCCCCGCGCGAGGACCTGCCCGTGGTGCCCGAGCTGCCCCGGGAGGACCTGCCCGACCTGCCCGCGTGGGACTCGATCCTGCGCTCGCGCCGGCCCGAGCGGCCCGGCGTGCGGGCGCTGCTCAAGCTCGGCGCCACCGACGTCGTGCCGCTGCACGGCACCGGCCAGGGCGAGCAGGACCCGGGGCTGCTCATCGCCCTGGCCCGCTTCGGCGGGGCGCCCTGCGTCGTGCTGGGCCAGGACCGCAAGCACCAGACGTTCGAGAACCCGCTCGGCCCGGCCGGGCTGCGCGAGGCCCGCCGCGGCATGCGCCTGGCCCGGGAGCTCAAGCTGCCGCTGGTCAGCGTCATCGACACCGCGGGCGCCGCGCTGTCCCGCGAGGCCGAGGAGGGCGGGCTGGCCGGCGAGATCGCGCGCTGCCTGTCCGAGCTGGTCATGCTCGACGCGCCGACCGTCTGCCTGCTGCTCGGGCAGGGCACCGGCGGCGGAGCGCTCGCGCTCATGCCGGCCGACCGGGTCATCTGCGCCCAGCACTCCTGGCTCTCGCCGCTGCCGCCGGAGGGCGCCTCGGCGATCCTCTACCGCGACACCGACCACGCGCCGGACCTTGCCGCGTCGCAGGGCGTGCGGTCGCTGGACCTGCTGCGCGAGGGCATCGTCGACCGGATCGTCGCCGAGCACCCCGACGCCGCGGACGAGCCCGCCGAGTTCTGCGCGCGGATGTCGCAGGTGCTGCAGCACGAGCTGGGCCTGCTGCTGCGCGCAGACCCGGCCGAGCGGCTCGCCGCCCGGCTGGCCCGCTACCGCCGCCTCGGCTGA
- a CDS encoding ring-opening amidohydrolase, translated as MPDAIEVRKVPIHSVADASELAKLIDDGVMEADRVIAIIGKTEGNGGVNDYTRIIADRAFREVLVAKGAPADQVKQIPIVWSGGTDGVISPHATIFATVDPARAVQTDEPRLTVGFAMSEPILPEEIGYTGMIEKVAAGVKVAMERAGITDVADVHYVQTKTPLLTIHTIRDAKARGKQVWTEHTHESMDLSNGTTGLGIAVALGEIEMPSDEDVMHNRDLYSSVASCSSGVELDQAQIVVVGNARGVGGRYRIGHSVMNDALDADGIWAAIKDAGLDLPERPHTSDLDGRLVNVFLKCEASQDGTVHGRRNAMLDDSDVHWHRQIKSCVGGVTAAVTGDPAVFVSVSAAHQGPEGGGPVAAIVDLGEQPTGYTWNG; from the coding sequence GTGCCTGATGCCATTGAGGTCCGCAAGGTCCCGATCCACAGCGTGGCCGACGCCTCCGAGCTGGCCAAGCTCATCGACGACGGCGTGATGGAGGCCGACCGCGTCATCGCCATCATCGGCAAGACCGAGGGCAACGGCGGCGTCAACGACTACACCCGGATCATCGCCGACCGGGCGTTCCGTGAGGTGCTCGTCGCCAAGGGGGCCCCGGCCGACCAGGTCAAGCAGATCCCGATCGTGTGGTCCGGCGGCACCGACGGCGTGATCAGCCCCCACGCCACGATCTTCGCCACCGTGGACCCGGCCAGGGCCGTGCAGACCGACGAGCCGCGCCTCACCGTCGGGTTCGCCATGAGCGAGCCGATCCTGCCCGAGGAGATCGGCTACACCGGCATGATCGAGAAGGTCGCCGCCGGCGTGAAGGTCGCCATGGAGCGCGCCGGCATCACCGACGTCGCCGACGTGCACTACGTGCAGACCAAGACCCCGCTGCTGACGATCCACACCATCCGCGACGCCAAGGCTCGCGGCAAGCAGGTCTGGACCGAGCACACCCACGAGTCGATGGACCTGTCCAACGGCACCACCGGCCTCGGCATCGCCGTCGCCCTCGGCGAGATCGAGATGCCGAGCGACGAGGACGTCATGCACAACCGCGACCTGTACTCCTCGGTCGCCTCCTGCTCCTCCGGCGTCGAGCTCGACCAGGCGCAGATCGTCGTCGTGGGCAACGCCCGCGGGGTCGGCGGCCGCTACCGCATCGGCCACTCGGTGATGAACGACGCCCTCGACGCCGACGGCATCTGGGCCGCGATCAAGGACGCCGGCCTCGACCTGCCCGAGCGCCCGCACACCTCGGACCTCGACGGCCGCCTGGTCAACGTCTTCCTGAAGTGCGAGGCCAGCCAGGACGGCACCGTCCACGGCCGCCGCAACGCGATGCTCGACGACTCCGACGTGCACTGGCACCGCCAGATCAAGTCCTGCGTCGGTGGCGTCACCGCGGCCGTGACCGGCGACCCGGCGGTCTTCGTCTCCGTCTCCGCCGCCCACCAGGGCCCCGAGGGCGGTGGCCCCGTCGCCGCCATCGTCGACCTGGGCGAGCAGCCGACCGGCTACACCTGGAACGGCTGA
- a CDS encoding peptidylprolyl isomerase: MNVTLHTNHGDINVTLYPDHAPKTVQNFVGLAQGEKDYTDDAGRTNPTPFYDGLTFHRIIPGFMIQGGCPTGTGTGGPGYAFDDEISPALDFTAPYKLAMANAGKRMGKGTNGSQFFITVAPTTWLQGKHTIFGEVADGPSREVVDKIAAVPTGAMDKPVEPVVIERVTVQDA, encoded by the coding sequence ATGAACGTCACGCTGCACACCAACCACGGTGACATCAACGTCACCCTGTACCCGGACCACGCACCCAAGACGGTCCAGAACTTCGTCGGCCTCGCCCAGGGCGAGAAGGACTACACCGACGACGCGGGCCGCACCAACCCCACGCCGTTCTACGACGGGCTGACGTTCCACCGGATCATCCCCGGCTTCATGATCCAGGGTGGCTGCCCGACCGGCACCGGCACCGGTGGCCCGGGCTACGCCTTCGACGACGAGATCAGCCCCGCGCTCGACTTCACCGCCCCCTACAAGCTGGCCATGGCCAACGCCGGCAAGCGCATGGGCAAGGGCACCAACGGCTCGCAGTTCTTCATCACCGTCGCGCCGACCACCTGGCTGCAGGGCAAGCACACGATCTTCGGTGAGGTGGCCGACGGCCCGAGCCGCGAGGTCGTCGACAAGATCGCCGCCGTGCCGACGGGCGCCATGGACAAGCCGGTCGAGCCGGTCGTCATCGAGCGCGTCACCGTCCAGGACGCCTGA
- a CDS encoding CaiB/BaiF CoA transferase family protein, translating to MTGPLDGTTVIDLTRALAGPHAGMMLGDLGARVIKVETPGGGDDTRGWGPPFVGPEDDPISTYFLSCNRNKESITLDLKSEDGVATLTRLVTHADVLLENFRPGVLDRLGFSVERLHELNPRLVILSISGFGHDGPEGGRAGYDQIAQGEAGLMSLTGPDPDHPTRVGVPIGDLLAGMYGAYGVVAALHERTTTGRGRVVRTSLLAAIVGVHAFQGTRYTVAGEVGRAQGNHHPSICPYGLFSCADGMLQIAVGSEGLWRKFCTAFGLDPDAEGMATNRERVGNRDAVVDAVNAAFADRKLAELLPALAAAGIPAGEVRTLDRVYEWEQTRSQGLVIDVDHPVLGTVQLPGPPLRFDDNLYAGGRAEHLAPPALGQHNASVRAWLDERDAEGTAS from the coding sequence GTGACCGGACCGCTCGACGGCACCACCGTCATCGACCTCACCCGCGCCCTTGCCGGCCCGCACGCCGGGATGATGCTGGGCGACCTCGGTGCCCGGGTCATCAAGGTGGAGACGCCCGGCGGCGGGGACGACACCCGCGGCTGGGGCCCGCCGTTCGTCGGGCCCGAGGACGACCCGATCTCGACGTACTTCCTGTCCTGCAACCGCAACAAGGAGTCGATCACCCTCGACCTCAAGAGCGAGGACGGGGTGGCGACGCTGACCCGGCTGGTCACCCACGCCGACGTGCTGCTGGAGAACTTCCGGCCCGGCGTGCTCGACCGGCTCGGCTTCAGCGTCGAGCGGCTGCACGAGCTCAACCCGCGCCTGGTCATCCTCTCGATCAGTGGCTTCGGCCACGACGGTCCGGAGGGTGGCCGGGCCGGGTACGACCAGATCGCGCAGGGCGAGGCCGGCCTGATGTCGCTGACCGGCCCCGACCCCGACCACCCCACGCGCGTCGGGGTGCCGATCGGGGACCTGCTCGCCGGGATGTACGGCGCCTACGGCGTCGTCGCCGCCCTGCACGAGCGCACCACCACGGGCAGGGGCCGGGTCGTGCGGACCAGCCTGCTGGCCGCGATCGTGGGCGTGCACGCCTTCCAGGGCACCCGCTACACCGTCGCCGGCGAGGTGGGCCGCGCCCAGGGCAACCACCACCCGAGCATCTGCCCCTACGGCCTGTTCTCCTGCGCCGACGGGATGCTGCAGATCGCCGTCGGCAGCGAGGGCCTGTGGCGCAAGTTCTGCACCGCCTTCGGGCTGGACCCCGACGCCGAGGGCATGGCCACCAACCGGGAGCGGGTCGGCAACCGCGACGCCGTCGTGGACGCGGTCAACGCCGCCTTCGCCGACCGCAAGCTCGCCGAGCTGCTGCCCGCCCTGGCCGCGGCCGGCATACCGGCGGGTGAGGTGCGCACCCTGGACCGCGTCTACGAGTGGGAGCAGACCCGTTCCCAGGGGCTGGTCATCGACGTGGACCACCCGGTGCTCGGGACGGTCCAGCTGCCCGGGCCGCCGCTGCGCTTCGACGACAACCTGTATGCCGGGGGGCGGGCCGAGCACCTCGCCCCACCGGCCCTGGGCCAGCACAACGCCAGCGTGCGGGCCTGGCTCGACGAGCGCGACGCCGAGGGCACCGCGTCGTGA